Proteins encoded by one window of Anaerolineales bacterium:
- a CDS encoding site-specific DNA-methyltransferase, protein MDQILKGDCREILDQLPEKSVDLIFADPPYNLQLQNALLRPNLTEVDAVDDEWDQFGDFATYDQFAREWLTGCRRILKDTGTLWVIGSYHNIYRVGSILQDLGYWFLNDVVWVKTNPMPNFRGVRFTNAHETLLWCKKSKDQKRYTFNYHAMKMANDEKQMRSDWELALCTGSERLTVNGEKLHTTQKPESLLYRVLLSSSNPGDVVLDPFFGTGTTGAVAKKLGRHFIGIEREEKYIRGAQTRIDSIPAPLMVDDEVFGKFETKRSAPRLAFSTLLENGLLVPGQTLYFNRHPDKTATVLADGSLRSLNGERGSIHKIGVLVGALSACNGWEHWYYESEQGELQVVDVLREQIRKAQRANGTK, encoded by the coding sequence ATTGACCAGATTTTGAAGGGTGATTGCCGAGAAATACTTGATCAACTTCCCGAAAAATCTGTTGATTTGATATTTGCTGACCCTCCGTACAACTTACAACTGCAAAACGCGCTATTGCGACCTAATTTAACCGAAGTGGATGCGGTTGATGACGAGTGGGATCAATTCGGTGATTTTGCGACCTATGATCAGTTTGCCCGCGAGTGGTTGACTGGCTGTCGTCGCATCCTTAAGGATACAGGAACGCTTTGGGTCATCGGTTCCTATCACAACATCTATCGCGTTGGGAGCATCTTGCAAGATTTGGGCTATTGGTTTCTTAATGATGTTGTTTGGGTTAAGACCAATCCTATGCCCAATTTCCGTGGTGTGCGCTTTACAAATGCGCATGAGACTCTATTATGGTGCAAGAAATCAAAGGATCAAAAGCGCTACACGTTCAATTACCACGCAATGAAAATGGCAAATGATGAGAAACAAATGCGCAGTGATTGGGAACTTGCACTTTGTACAGGTAGTGAGCGTCTCACAGTAAATGGGGAGAAATTACACACAACCCAAAAACCCGAATCCTTGCTCTACCGTGTTCTACTATCAAGTTCTAATCCAGGTGATGTTGTGCTTGATCCGTTCTTCGGTACAGGCACCACCGGCGCAGTTGCCAAGAAACTGGGTAGACATTTTATAGGTATTGAGCGCGAAGAGAAATATATCCGAGGTGCTCAAACTAGAATAGATTCTATACCTGCACCTTTGATGGTTGACGACGAAGTATTTGGAAAGTTCGAAACGAAACGCTCAGCACCACGCCTTGCATTTTCAACGCTGTTAGAAAATGGATTGCTCGTTCCAGGTCAGACATTGTATTTCAATCGCCACCCGGATAAGACTGCCACAGTATTGGCAGATGGGTCTCTACGGTCACTGAATGGGGAACGTGGATCTATCCACAAAATTGGTGTGCTCGTTGGTGCTTTGTCTGCGTGCAATGGCTGGGAACACTGGTATTATGAATCAGAACAGGGCGAGCTTCAAGTGGTCGATGTCTTGAGAGAACAAATTAGGAAAGCACAACGGGCGAATGGAACAAAATAG
- a CDS encoding IS982 family transposase, which yields MTSIDLETLLTIIFVLIDDWYQARGGRMMKGKVGRKPSFSDSEGMTLMVAEDYIPYPAEMQYLAFIRANYLPLFPQLLDQSQFNRRARGLRHLVEALRREWLMELGVGQADKYLIDTKPVPVLAYKRSKARSDFRGSADYGYCASRNLHYFGYTLVLIATLDGIPVVYDLVSANTEERQAAETILDEVSNAEILGDKGFVGGEWQAQIQQRTGNTLLTPKRKNQKIQHPDGFEQLLNRVRERIEGVFHELQNTGRNLERLLAKTVLGLTTRLIAKVTAHLLKYLLRLRYGIHVQTFQWSSVHAF from the coding sequence ATGACCAGTATAGACCTTGAAACGCTGTTGACCATCATCTTTGTGCTGATTGATGATTGGTATCAAGCGAGAGGAGGCAGGATGATGAAGGGGAAAGTGGGACGCAAGCCCAGTTTCAGTGACAGTGAGGGAATGACGCTGATGGTGGCAGAGGATTACATCCCCTATCCTGCTGAGATGCAATATCTGGCGTTCATCCGTGCCAATTACTTGCCCCTGTTTCCGCAGTTGCTTGACCAAAGTCAGTTTAATCGACGGGCACGGGGACTGCGGCATTTGGTGGAAGCGTTGCGTCGGGAGTGGTTGATGGAATTGGGCGTGGGACAAGCCGACAAATACTTGATTGATACCAAGCCCGTGCCGGTGTTGGCTTACAAACGGAGCAAAGCCCGCAGCGACTTTCGAGGCAGTGCAGATTACGGGTATTGCGCCAGTCGCAACTTGCACTATTTCGGCTACACACTGGTGTTGATTGCGACGCTGGACGGTATTCCTGTCGTCTACGATCTGGTGTCCGCCAACACCGAGGAAAGACAAGCGGCTGAAACGATCCTTGATGAAGTGTCCAACGCTGAAATCTTGGGCGATAAAGGGTTTGTCGGGGGCGAGTGGCAAGCCCAAATTCAGCAGCGAACGGGCAACACTTTGCTGACCCCCAAGCGCAAGAACCAGAAAATCCAACATCCTGACGGCTTTGAGCAGTTGCTCAACCGTGTGCGTGAGCGGATTGAAGGGGTATTTCACGAACTTCAGAATACGGGACGCAACTTGGAGCGTCTGTTGGCGAAGACGGTGCTGGGCTTGACCACCCGCCTGATTGCCAAAGTCACTGCTCACTTGCTCAAATACTTGTTGCGCCTTCGCTATGGCATTCATGTCCAGACTTTTCAATGGTCATCTGTTCATGCTTTTTAA
- a CDS encoding restriction endonuclease: protein MAVPDFQSYMTPLLNLLSDGQEHKITDISEALVHHFQLTEDDLNDLIPSGRKSRHYDRVGWAATYMKQAGLLSSPSRAWYKITERGLGLVQSGTNINNDVLDQFPEFVNFKTRSRVSNSYQKANVVHSTNLSHVSLSPDETLELVSQELRNALAIDLLERLNQGSPQFFEQVVIDLLLAMGYGGSHRDAARRVGQSGDGGIDGIINEDRLGLDVVYIQAKRWQGNIGARELRDFVGSLDDKRTTKGVFITTSQFTREAQDYVARSSKRIVLIDGEELAQLMIDFNVGVAARKTYVIKRIDEDYFSEE from the coding sequence ATGGCGGTGCCAGATTTCCAATCCTACATGACACCTTTGCTGAATCTATTGAGCGATGGTCAAGAACACAAAATAACCGATATATCAGAGGCGCTTGTACACCATTTTCAACTCACTGAGGATGACCTGAATGATCTTATCCCAAGCGGACGCAAAAGCCGCCATTATGATCGGGTAGGTTGGGCAGCCACCTATATGAAACAAGCTGGGCTGCTCTCATCTCCAAGCCGTGCGTGGTATAAGATTACCGAACGTGGCTTGGGGTTGGTGCAATCGGGTACAAACATTAATAACGATGTACTGGATCAGTTTCCTGAGTTTGTGAATTTTAAAACGCGCTCCAGAGTGAGTAACTCGTATCAAAAAGCAAACGTTGTGCATTCAACAAACCTATCTCATGTATCCCTCTCGCCCGATGAAACGCTTGAATTAGTTTCTCAAGAACTTCGCAATGCGCTGGCTATTGACCTGCTAGAAAGGTTGAATCAGGGTTCTCCCCAATTTTTCGAGCAAGTCGTTATCGATCTGCTCTTAGCGATGGGATACGGCGGATCGCACCGTGATGCAGCAAGGCGAGTTGGTCAGTCTGGCGATGGCGGGATCGACGGCATTATTAACGAGGATCGATTGGGGTTGGATGTTGTTTACATTCAGGCAAAACGCTGGCAGGGGAATATTGGGGCGAGAGAATTACGGGACTTCGTGGGGAGCTTGGATGACAAAAGAACAACAAAAGGCGTGTTCATAACGACCTCACAATTCACTCGTGAGGCTCAAGACTATGTGGCTCGAAGTTCTAAACGTATTGTCCTTATTGATGGCGAGGAACTTGCTCAACTGATGATTGACTTCAATGTTGGGGTGGCAGCGCGAAAAACGTATGTCATAAAGCGAATTGATGAGGATTATTTCAGCGAAGAGTAG
- the thrC gene encoding threonine synthase, translated as MQGVLQSHFNLPFANPSAQEYPSLSVLPTSPKRIVLECVHCGTEHPYERPLAACPVCGENVLKARYDLTALRRSGWIDTIMRREPGLWRYHELLPLFDTEKIVSLGEGGTPLLHARNLGDVLGLKHLYIKDERQGPTASFKDRQASVAISVMVEQGVREAVVASTGNVAIAYSAFAARAGIKIWAFLTSMVPGEKMREVAIYGGEVIKVTGTYDQTKVVANSFAKSKGLYVDRGIKSIAAVESMKTLAFEIAQQLGWRSPDWFIQAVSGGMGPIGVAKGFEELLALGMVDKVPALGIIQSTGCAPMVHAYKQGRRVATPIENPQTVIATLSTGDPGRGHELLFDLITQHGGTMEDASDEEAFTTTKLLAKTEGLSVEPATAVAFAGLVKLVKRGIIKPDDVVVMNCSGHTFPVEKQILGDQYARSVDVTAQSGRISLPAEGLLAALQQMEDRVRKVVVIEDNPDAGRLIRRILMAQGNYEVHLATGGAEGVVIVEREKPDVVITDLMMPDIDGFRVINALKADPRTADIPIIVLTAKDLTVQERETLSGQIERLLQKGTFMDEDLLKSIIEAIH; from the coding sequence ATGCAAGGGGTGTTACAATCACACTTTAATTTGCCGTTTGCCAACCCTTCGGCGCAGGAATACCCATCGTTGAGTGTCTTACCAACTTCCCCAAAACGAATTGTCCTTGAATGTGTTCACTGCGGGACGGAACATCCCTATGAACGCCCCCTAGCCGCTTGCCCTGTCTGTGGGGAGAACGTCCTCAAGGCACGCTATGACCTTACCGCCCTCAGACGCAGCGGGTGGATCGACACGATCATGCGCCGTGAACCCGGCTTGTGGCGCTACCACGAACTCTTGCCCCTTTTTGATACAGAAAAAATTGTCAGTTTGGGCGAGGGGGGGACGCCCCTTTTGCATGCCCGCAACCTCGGTGATGTCCTCGGTTTGAAACACCTTTACATCAAAGACGAACGGCAAGGACCCACCGCCTCATTCAAAGATCGGCAAGCCTCTGTCGCCATCTCGGTGATGGTTGAGCAGGGTGTACGCGAGGCGGTGGTTGCCTCTACGGGAAACGTTGCCATCGCCTATTCAGCGTTTGCGGCGCGGGCGGGCATCAAAATTTGGGCGTTCCTCACCAGCATGGTGCCAGGCGAGAAAATGCGCGAGGTCGCCATTTACGGCGGCGAGGTGATCAAGGTCACGGGAACGTATGACCAAACGAAAGTCGTTGCCAACAGCTTCGCCAAGAGCAAAGGGCTTTATGTAGACCGAGGGATCAAATCGATTGCGGCGGTGGAGAGCATGAAAACGCTCGCCTTTGAGATCGCCCAACAGCTTGGCTGGCGCTCCCCAGATTGGTTCATTCAGGCGGTCAGCGGGGGGATGGGACCCATCGGAGTGGCAAAGGGCTTTGAGGAACTGCTGGCTTTGGGAATGGTCGATAAAGTGCCGGCATTGGGGATCATCCAATCCACTGGCTGCGCCCCGATGGTTCATGCCTACAAGCAGGGGCGGCGCGTGGCCACCCCAATTGAGAATCCGCAGACGGTGATCGCCACCCTCTCAACGGGCGATCCCGGACGCGGGCATGAACTGCTCTTTGACCTGATCACGCAGCACGGCGGGACCATGGAAGACGCCAGCGACGAGGAAGCCTTCACCACCACGAAACTGTTGGCAAAGACGGAAGGGCTTTCGGTTGAGCCAGCGACGGCGGTTGCCTTTGCCGGCTTGGTGAAACTTGTCAAACGGGGAATCATCAAGCCCGATGATGTTGTCGTTATGAACTGCTCTGGGCATACCTTCCCTGTCGAAAAGCAAATCTTGGGCGACCAGTATGCTCGCTCGGTGGATGTTACCGCCCAATCGGGGCGGATCAGCCTCCCTGCCGAGGGGCTGCTGGCAGCACTTCAACAGATGGAAGACCGCGTTCGGAAGGTCGTCGTTATCGAGGACAACCCCGACGCTGGACGCTTGATCCGGCGCATCCTCATGGCGCAAGGCAATTATGAAGTTCATCTTGCCACTGGCGGGGCGGAAGGCGTCGTCATTGTCGAGCGCGAAAAACCCGATGTCGTGATCACCGATCTGATGATGCCCGATATTGACGGTTTCCGCGTGATCAACGCCCTGAAAGCAGACCCACGCACGGCGGATATTCCGATCATTGTCCTCACGGCGAAGGATTTGACCGTTCAAGAGCGGGAAACCCTCAGTGGGCAGATTGAGCGTTTGCTGCAAAAGGGAACGTTCATGGACGAAGACTTGTTGAAAAGCATTATCGAGGCGATCCACTGA
- a CDS encoding hybrid sensor histidine kinase/response regulator: MKKILYIEDDLGSQTLVQRLLAHAGYKVSVASRGLDGIDAAFRDVPDLILMDINLPDLSGREVTTRLRADARFKEIPIVAMTAQAQAGEREKALASGMNGYINKPIDIDALPDQVDQYLKGRRDFLAVEMQLEASRAFSQEVVARLEGKIRELEQNNAELRRVDKIKEDFIQLTAHELRTPMTLVFGYSRLLQESAVVKKLKEESADTKLFIDGLVDAIERMSSVINEIVTVSRIATGRVELAIGPVQLPKLIEAAITQYTQTMRNRNQTVSYDGRQFPNLIQVDADLLRLAMGNLISNAVKYTPDGGAIYITGKTIGTTVMITIRDTGIGIDREDQKRIFEHFYTAGDVSLHSTSKTAFRGGGLGIGLGICRGIIEAHGGRIWVESEGRDEQRLPGSTFFVELPMQARAKVQTVIG, encoded by the coding sequence ATGAAAAAAATCCTCTATATCGAAGATGATCTGGGCAGTCAAACGTTGGTTCAACGGCTGCTTGCTCACGCTGGCTACAAAGTCAGCGTCGCCTCGCGGGGGTTGGATGGCATTGACGCCGCCTTTCGCGATGTCCCCGACCTGATCCTAATGGACATTAACCTTCCCGATCTCTCTGGGCGCGAGGTGACCACCCGTCTCCGCGCCGATGCCCGCTTTAAAGAGATTCCCATCGTCGCCATGACCGCGCAAGCACAAGCCGGCGAGCGGGAAAAAGCGCTTGCCTCTGGGATGAACGGCTACATCAACAAGCCCATTGATATTGACGCCCTCCCCGATCAGGTTGATCAATACCTGAAAGGACGGCGTGATTTCCTCGCCGTAGAGATGCAGTTAGAGGCGTCGCGGGCGTTCAGCCAAGAGGTGGTCGCCCGTCTGGAGGGGAAAATCCGCGAGTTGGAACAAAACAACGCCGAACTCCGGCGTGTCGATAAGATCAAAGAAGATTTTATCCAATTGACGGCGCACGAACTGCGCACACCGATGACCCTCGTCTTTGGCTACAGCCGCCTGCTGCAAGAATCGGCGGTGGTGAAGAAATTAAAAGAAGAAAGCGCCGACACAAAACTCTTTATTGATGGGCTGGTCGATGCCATAGAGCGCATGTCCAGCGTGATCAACGAGATTGTCACCGTGTCGCGGATCGCCACCGGACGGGTGGAGTTGGCAATCGGTCCCGTCCAACTGCCCAAGTTGATCGAAGCGGCGATCACCCAATACACGCAGACGATGCGCAACCGCAACCAAACGGTCAGCTACGACGGACGGCAGTTCCCCAACCTGATTCAGGTGGATGCCGATTTGCTCCGTCTGGCGATGGGGAACTTGATCAGCAATGCGGTGAAATATACGCCCGATGGTGGCGCGATCTACATCACCGGCAAGACGATTGGCACAACGGTGATGATCACCATCCGCGATACGGGCATAGGCATTGACCGCGAAGACCAAAAACGTATTTTTGAGCATTTTTACACGGCGGGCGATGTCTCCCTCCATTCCACCAGCAAGACCGCGTTTCGCGGCGGCGGGTTGGGCATTGGCTTAGGCATTTGCCGAGGGATCATTGAGGCGCACGGCGGGCGAATTTGGGTGGAGAGTGAAGGGCGCGATGAACAGCGTTTGCCCGGCAGCACCTTTTTTGTTGAACTGCCGATGCAGGCGCGGGCGAAGGTGCAAACGGTAATTGGCTGA
- a CDS encoding SUMF1/EgtB/PvdO family nonheme iron enzyme → MPHFVDFDLILDPDPNDPERVIITAQTLNATQQASFAFPYNGVMLETRLDKLEKLLSKGTRAFNLASAPNVPERERPVRELAVAMFESLLPGELRALYRQAHNYVHHQQLDGVRLRLRINTPQWNSLPWEFMYDPDSSCYVGVKSNTPIIRLPELRQPPPPLTVEGTLRILAMIANPDDPHLDRLNVERERERLQQAIHGTAIEVEWIAGTVDALANALTNGQRWHVFHYIGHGGFDERNGGLLAFENAEGKVYPYRAEHLKNRLTGHPSLRFAFLNCCMSGTTGKADVFSSTAATLIRGGLTGVLAMQFEVSDNGAIRFAEQLYQGLVKGQRLETTVTEARLRLSELESFEWGTPVLYLASPDGVLFTVQTTGQPTQNPIPAAVPAAPPPSSHPRLPDTESSGTAAEDPLRLFNEASACVEGERYSEATALYERLLGWAPPFRERQVRALLKQAEELLAEQEKARAAQKRLEEAKERFSDLETFVGLARTENAKAHAREEIQQFLADYPEYKTDANVLALWERVKPPPPPPPPEPAPGTRMTDEKGVIMVYVPPGTFQMGSSNDDDEQPIRPVTIERGFWLDLTPVTNASYAQFITDGGYKTETYWTPGGWAWRKTANKTAPRDYDGFTAPQQPRVGVTWFEADAYCRWRGGRLPTEAEWEWAARGERSLVYPWGNDFKRDSSVVIYRENSGEKSHPVGEGIRVAGASWVGALDMSGNVWEWISSLYTPYPYDGNDGREADTGDRTDVRRVLRGGSWNNNQDNVRAANRNRNNPTNQNNNRGFRLARPCTYETSVS, encoded by the coding sequence ATGCCACACTTTGTTGACTTTGACCTAATCCTTGATCCCGACCCGAACGATCCTGAGCGCGTTATTATCACCGCTCAGACGTTGAACGCCACACAGCAAGCCTCCTTTGCCTTTCCCTACAACGGCGTGATGCTTGAAACACGCCTCGATAAATTGGAGAAACTGCTTAGTAAAGGGACGCGCGCCTTCAACCTTGCCTCTGCGCCGAATGTCCCTGAACGGGAACGCCCTGTGCGGGAATTGGCGGTGGCGATGTTCGAGTCCCTGCTGCCGGGGGAACTGCGAGCGCTTTATCGACAGGCGCACAATTACGTTCACCACCAACAACTCGACGGGGTACGTCTGCGCTTGCGGATCAACACTCCGCAGTGGAACAGCTTGCCATGGGAATTTATGTATGATCCAGACAGCTCATGTTATGTGGGCGTCAAGAGCAATACACCGATCATTCGCTTGCCTGAACTCCGCCAGCCGCCGCCGCCGCTCACGGTGGAGGGGACGCTCCGCATTTTGGCGATGATCGCCAACCCCGATGATCCTCACTTAGATCGGTTGAATGTGGAGCGCGAGCGTGAACGCCTACAACAGGCAATCCACGGCACGGCAATCGAGGTGGAGTGGATCGCGGGGACGGTGGATGCCTTGGCAAACGCCCTCACCAATGGGCAGCGTTGGCATGTTTTCCATTACATTGGACATGGCGGCTTTGACGAACGAAACGGCGGACTCCTTGCCTTTGAAAATGCAGAGGGAAAGGTCTATCCCTACCGCGCCGAACATTTGAAAAACCGCCTGACAGGGCATCCTAGCCTTCGCTTTGCCTTTCTCAACTGTTGCATGAGTGGCACAACGGGCAAGGCGGATGTATTCAGCAGCACGGCGGCAACCCTCATTCGGGGCGGGTTGACGGGCGTTTTGGCGATGCAATTTGAGGTGAGCGATAACGGGGCGATCCGCTTTGCCGAACAGCTTTATCAGGGGCTGGTGAAGGGTCAGCGTCTAGAAACCACCGTCACCGAAGCCCGTTTGCGCCTCAGCGAATTGGAAAGCTTTGAGTGGGGGACGCCTGTCCTCTACCTTGCCTCCCCCGACGGGGTATTGTTTACGGTGCAGACTACAGGGCAGCCCACCCAGAACCCCATCCCCGCCGCAGTACCTGCTGCCCCACCGCCTTCTTCGCATCCCCGCTTGCCGGATACAGAGAGCAGTGGGACGGCTGCCGAGGACCCCCTCCGGCTGTTCAATGAGGCAAGCGCCTGTGTAGAGGGCGAACGCTACAGCGAGGCAACTGCCCTCTACGAACGGCTTTTGGGGTGGGCGCCTCCCTTCCGTGAGCGGCAGGTACGCGCCCTCTTGAAGCAGGCGGAAGAACTTCTTGCCGAACAAGAGAAGGCACGCGCTGCGCAGAAACGGCTGGAAGAAGCAAAAGAACGTTTTTCGGACTTGGAAACCTTCGTCGGGCTTGCCCGAACAGAGAACGCCAAAGCGCACGCCCGCGAGGAGATTCAGCAGTTCTTAGCGGATTACCCCGAATACAAGACCGACGCCAACGTCTTGGCGCTGTGGGAGAGGGTGAAACCGCCCCCACCGCCGCCCCCCCCCGAACCCGCCCCGGGCACGCGGATGACCGACGAGAAAGGGGTAATCATGGTCTACGTCCCGCCGGGGACGTTCCAAATGGGGAGCAGCAATGATGATGACGAGCAGCCGATCCGTCCGGTGACCATTGAACGGGGCTTCTGGCTTGACCTGACGCCGGTGACAAACGCCTCCTATGCCCAATTCATCACGGACGGCGGCTACAAAACGGAAACATACTGGACGCCCGGCGGCTGGGCATGGCGGAAAACGGCGAACAAGACCGCACCGAGGGACTACGACGGCTTCACCGCCCCCCAGCAGCCCCGCGTGGGGGTGACATGGTTCGAGGCAGATGCTTACTGCCGATGGCGAGGTGGACGGCTGCCCACCGAGGCGGAATGGGAATGGGCAGCGCGGGGAGAAAGGAGTCTCGTTTACCCTTGGGGAAATGACTTCAAGCGCGATAGCAGCGTGGTGATCTATCGTGAGAATTCTGGCGAAAAAAGCCACCCTGTGGGGGAGGGGATACGGGTGGCGGGGGCGTCATGGGTGGGGGCGTTGGACATGAGCGGGAATGTGTGGGAGTGGATAAGCAGCCTCTACACCCCATACCCTTACGACGGCAATGACGGGCGCGAGGCGGACACCGGAGACCGCACGGATGTTCGGCGCGTGCTGCGGGGCGGGTCTTGGAACAACAATCAAGACAACGTTCGCGCTGCGAATCGGAACAGGAACAACCCTACCAACCAGAACAACAATAGGGGGTTCCGTCTTGCCCGACCTTGCACCTACGAAACAAGCGTAAGCTGA
- a CDS encoding M23 family metallopeptidase codes for MRRVIVSVLAVTLFLGILSRTTAQPQVTVATQFDFIRQGHVGVVTLSGADVAGGIILTLDRAYPFFPTSTGFAALLAVPLDQKLSKEYPMTVTVYLTNGETITSESLLRVESGEYISEKSFVLPKDKVYLLDLGIQTNEDYRLRSIYGMITAEKFWEGRFNVPLSTTTTSPFGSVRTFNDGTARRHTGVDFRVGAGVPIATAASGRVVFARALDIHGNSIIIDHGWGVFSSYSHLSEMYVVPGQIVLQGEMIGLTGNTGRSTGAHLHWEIAVNGLWVSPLDFLQVTLPN; via the coding sequence ATGCGCCGTGTGATTGTTAGTGTTCTCGCTGTTACCCTCTTTCTGGGGATTCTGAGTCGAACAACCGCCCAACCCCAAGTGACCGTCGCCACCCAATTTGACTTCATCCGCCAGGGGCATGTGGGGGTTGTTACCCTTAGTGGGGCGGATGTAGCGGGGGGAATCATCCTCACGCTGGATCGCGCCTACCCGTTTTTTCCCACCAGTACAGGGTTTGCCGCGCTGCTTGCCGTGCCGCTTGACCAAAAGCTGAGCAAAGAGTACCCGATGACCGTCACCGTCTACCTGACGAACGGCGAGACGATCACCTCGGAAAGCCTGCTGCGGGTCGAATCCGGCGAATACATCAGCGAGAAATCGTTTGTCCTGCCCAAAGATAAAGTCTATTTGCTTGATCTCGGAATTCAAACGAACGAGGATTACCGCCTAAGATCGATCTATGGGATGATCACGGCGGAAAAATTTTGGGAGGGACGCTTCAATGTCCCTCTCTCAACAACGACAACCTCGCCCTTTGGCAGCGTGCGGACATTCAATGACGGCACAGCACGCCGGCATACAGGGGTTGATTTCAGGGTGGGCGCTGGGGTGCCAATTGCGACGGCAGCAAGTGGGCGAGTTGTGTTTGCCCGCGCTCTTGATATTCACGGAAACAGCATCATCATCGATCACGGTTGGGGGGTATTCTCCTCCTACTCTCATCTGAGCGAGATGTACGTTGTGCCTGGACAGATTGTCTTGCAGGGGGAGATGATCGGCTTGACGGGGAACACCGGACGCAGCACCGGCGCGCACCTTCACTGGGAAATTGCCGTGAATGGGCTTTGGGTTAGCCCGCTTGATTTTCTTCAGGTGACACTCCCCAATTAA
- a CDS encoding GTP-binding protein, which produces MLTPIPITVLSGFLGAGKTTLLNRILNADHGLRIAVLVNDFGAINIDAQLVVGVSDGEMVNLANGCICCTIRDDLLREVLRLLDLPIPPEYIIVETSGVSDPLSVAQTFQLPALRERLFLDSIIAVMDAEQFSELKGKNALLAYEQLTVADIIVINKVDLVTPETLKTIRREWLYPQARVLEAVQGAVPLSLLLGVGAFDPERHVGRRAKDVHIHEVGAAVDHDHEADHLDHPDHTEVFESWSWRCTEPLSLKALEKATKTLPPSIYRAKGILWLEDAPETQALLHVVGTRVSLVTGRPWGKETPASQIVVIGSPGAFSAESLTERFEKTRASRQPQSLAKMILGGAVTWLRGKDS; this is translated from the coding sequence ATGTTAACACCCATCCCAATCACCGTCCTTTCGGGCTTCCTCGGCGCGGGGAAAACAACCCTCCTGAACCGCATCCTGAACGCCGATCACGGGCTGCGGATCGCCGTCCTCGTCAACGATTTTGGGGCGATCAACATTGATGCTCAGCTTGTTGTGGGGGTCAGCGATGGCGAGATGGTCAATCTTGCCAATGGCTGCATTTGCTGCACCATTCGGGATGATCTACTGCGGGAAGTATTACGCCTGCTGGATTTGCCAATACCTCCCGAATACATCATCGTGGAGACAAGCGGCGTCTCCGACCCGCTTTCTGTGGCGCAGACCTTTCAGCTTCCGGCGCTGCGGGAGCGCTTATTCCTCGACAGCATCATCGCTGTGATGGACGCTGAACAGTTCAGCGAACTAAAAGGTAAAAATGCTCTACTCGCCTATGAGCAGCTCACCGTTGCCGACATTATCGTGATCAATAAGGTTGATTTGGTAACGCCGGAAACGCTGAAAACGATCCGCCGCGAATGGCTTTATCCCCAAGCGCGGGTGTTGGAGGCAGTTCAGGGCGCTGTGCCGCTCTCGCTGCTCTTGGGCGTTGGGGCGTTTGATCCCGAACGCCACGTTGGGCGGCGGGCAAAAGATGTTCATATTCACGAGGTAGGCGCAGCGGTGGATCATGATCACGAGGCGGATCATCTTGATCATCCCGATCACACCGAGGTTTTTGAGTCGTGGAGTTGGCGCTGTACAGAGCCGCTTTCGCTAAAAGCGCTGGAAAAAGCGACGAAAACGCTCCCGCCGAGCATCTACCGAGCGAAGGGCATCCTTTGGCTGGAGGATGCGCCGGAGACACAAGCGCTGCTGCATGTGGTGGGGACGCGAGTCTCGTTGGTTACGGGACGCCCCTGGGGGAAGGAAACGCCCGCCTCGCAGATCGTGGTGATCGGGTCGCCGGGGGCGTTCAGCGCGGAGAGTCTGACCGAGCGCTTCGAGAAAACCCGCGCCTCGCGCCAGCCGCAATCCCTAGCAAAGATGATCCTCGGCGGGGCGGTGACATGGCTGCGGGGGAAGGATTCATAA
- a CDS encoding response regulator has protein sequence MRKHIVIAEDDELLRELLEIVLTEEGFEVNSFADGRAVIQYLSLARDARKLPAMILLDLNMPNIDGWGVAAWLDADPVLGQVPVIVISATEAHGKAAKNLHVDAYLVKPFSTDEIIGVVSLFSLITP, from the coding sequence ATGCGTAAACATATTGTGATTGCCGAGGATGATGAACTGCTCCGCGAATTGTTGGAAATTGTCCTCACCGAGGAAGGCTTTGAGGTGAACTCGTTTGCTGATGGTCGCGCTGTGATTCAATACCTGTCGTTGGCGCGTGATGCTCGCAAACTGCCTGCCATGATTTTGCTTGATCTGAACATGCCTAACATTGATGGATGGGGCGTTGCCGCATGGTTGGACGCTGATCCCGTGTTGGGGCAAGTCCCCGTGATCGTCATTTCGGCAACAGAAGCGCACGGCAAAGCGGCGAAAAACCTCCACGTAGACGCTTACTTGGTGAAGCCCTTTTCCACCGATGAAATCATCGGCGTCGTCTCGCTCTTTTCCCTGATCACGCCCTGA